One Acidobacteriota bacterium DNA segment encodes these proteins:
- a CDS encoding GlsB/YeaQ/YmgE family stress response membrane protein: MHVLWWIIVGLIAGWATGKIMKGEGYGTLMDIVIGIAGAILGGFIMRTLGFKGEGGMIYTIIIAILGAVILTSIVRFFSKKSA, encoded by the coding sequence ATGCATGTCCTTTGGTGGATAATCGTGGGTCTGATCGCGGGATGGGCTACTGGCAAGATCATGAAGGGCGAAGGTTACGGAACCCTCATGGATATCGTGATCGGCATCGCCGGCGCGATTCTCGGTGGCTTTATCATGCGTACGCTGGGGTTCAAGGGGGAGGGCGGCATGATCTATACCATTATCATCGCCATTCTCGGAGCCGTGATCCTCACGTCGATTGTGCGGTTCTTTTCCAAGAAATCAGCCTAA